ATAGGAAAAATCCACATGTCCCGGTGTATCAATAAAGTTGAGGTGATAAACTTCTCCATTCCGCCCACAGTAGTTTAAGGAAACACTCTGGGCTTTGATAGTAATGCCTCGCTCACGCTCAAGATCCATAGAATCCAGCACTTGCTGAGCCATCTCACGTTTACTCAAGCCACCACATATCTGAATGAAACGGTCAGCGATCGTCGACTTGCCATGATCAATATGGGCAATAATAGAAAAATTTCGAATATTTTTCATGCTGTGGCTAATAGACAAGCCCATCGGCTATAAAACAGAATAGAGATCGAGAATCCTCTCCCGAAAAGCCGCTTGCATTATACAAACAGCAAGGGAGTTACTCAGCTCCCCTCTGGAATGGTGATGGCGATAAAAGAGGTGGTCTGCTCTCGTTGTAATAAAAGAGGCACTGCCTTACCCGCAGGCAATTTTTTAGCAAGCTCTTTGAACTGGGCAGTATCCTTTATCTCCGTATTGTTAATACTAAGAATAATATCCCCATGCCGAATTCCCGCCTCGAAGGCGGGCCCTTCTTCTACTTTCGTCACTCGCACACCAGAGACCACATCAAGCTGTGTACGCTCCTCTTTTTTCAAGTCGGCTATCTCAAGCGCAAGTCGCTCCTCAAATATATGATCCGGTTTCCCTGTTGCCTTCTCCAATTCCTTTTTTTCTGGCAGCTCTCCAATTTTAATTTTGAGTGTTTTTTCATCACCAGCACGTAAAATTTGGATGTCAACCGTCTCACCAATCTCGGCTCGCCCCACCAGTGGCGGCAAGGCCGCTGACCGAGGCACTGATTTTCCATTAAAATCCAGGATAATATCGCCCACTTGGACTCCTCCCTTAGCGGCTGGGCTATCCGCTAAGACCCTGGCTACCAGAGCCCCTTGAGGTTTCCCAAGCCCAAATGATTCTGCCAACTCACGGGTAACATCCTGAATCACAACCCCCAGCCATCCTCGAGTCACCCGTCCTTTTTCCTTGAGTTGATCCACGACCTCCATGGCTACATCAATAGGTATAGCAAAAGAAAGCCCCATGAAACCGCCTGTACGGCTGTAGATCTGAGAGTTGATACCCACTACTTCCCCCATTAAGTTAAAGAGAGGGCCGCCTGAATTTCCTGGGTTAATAGCCACATCAGTTTGAATAAACGGAACATAGCTCTCCTCCGGCAAACTCCTTCCTAAAGCACTAACAATGCCCGCTGTGGCCGAATGCTCGAAACCAAAGGGCGAACCTATGGCAAGCACCCATTCGCCAACCTTAAGCTGACTGGCATTGCTTTGCCTCAGAGTAGGTAGATCTTTTGCTTCTACTTTTAGCAGGGCAAGATCGCTACTCTCGTCACTCCCTACAACTTCGGCTTCCAGCTCTCTTCGGTCGCTAAAGCGCACGATAATCTCATCTGCATCCTGGATGACGTGATTATTCGTGATAATGTACCCATCCGATGAAATAACAAAACCTGATCCTAAAGAATGGGTTTCAAAGCTCCGGGGTTCACCCGTTCCCTCGTCAAAAAAGCGGCGAAAAAAATCCTCAAAGGGACTACCCTCTGGTAATTGGTGTAACCCGTGTGGCAAACGGGAGCCGCCTTGAGTGATTTTCTGGGTAGTGCTGATATTAACCACCGCAGGACTATTATTTTTCACCAATTCAGTAAAATCAGGCAACCCTGCGGCCTGCCCAGTCACGGCAATCAGTAGCGATATCGCCAAGAGGGCCCATTGTTTGTTCAAAAAACGCTTCATGCTAACTCCCAATATTTGCCGCGTTAAGTTAAAGGGTATGATTTGACAAGGAAAAAAATGATAGGGGGATAAAACTTAGCCAAAAGATAAAGAGCCTCGCAGATTTAGCTTAAGCTAATATTTTACTATCCCATTCAATCCATAGGATCTGATTTTTATACTACCTTTGTCTACCTACGGTACGCAGGATTTTAGGCTCAAGGTCAGGCCCCATCCGCATATACCTCACCCCTAACAACCCTCCTGCCAATCCCCCAAGCCCCAACAGTACCTCTAAACCTTCATTACCCCCAAAATGTGGCGCCAGAGTTCCGCCTAGCCCTGCACCTAACAGCATCGCTAACAAGGGTACCATGTAGAGCAAGAAAGAGCCTTGGAGAAAAGCTTTTTCAGGAAGGCCCACAATCACCCTATCCCCTGCCTCCGCCCCCACCGGATTAGAAGCCTTTACCATTATGGGTTTTATCATCAAATACTTGGCAATAGATCCCGTGCCGCATCCTTGACTCAAGGTACAACCATGGCAGCTAGTACGACGCTCCGCCTCCACCCAGGCATAGGTTTCACTTTTTACGATCACTTGTGCGCTTGCTTCAACCATGGCTCAAGGCTTAATCGGTATTGGAACTTAGATAACGAATAGATTTACCCATCCGCTCCACGGTTATATGAGGAACCTCCCCCACCAGCGTTAGGTAATGGAGTGCTTGAATAGTACCATAGGCATTGACTGCTCCCATGCTTGAAAATCCACTTAAATGGCTCCGCTTAGTATGCCTTACAGGCTCAATAAATATGGACACCGAACTTAACCCATCCGAATAAACCATATGTTCTACGGGCGCTTGGCTATTGGGCAATAAGTCTCTGCTGTGGGCCACGAGAGCAAACCCCGCAGGAAGCCAGCCGATCTTCCACTTACTTTCATGATTATCCGGGTCCATACTCAGAGATTCACCTTCCCGCCATGAAAACTCCCTTCCCGCTACCGTCGGCACCAGTTCGGTATCAGGAATTTTCGCAGGCAGCAAAAGCGAAGTAAACATCATCTGCTCGAGAATCTGCCCCCCATCTTCAGTCATAACAGTCTTCAGTAATAGCCCCGTCTCCCTATCTATCCATAAGTGATAGCCATAGCGATACTGATCTCTGGGAACAATGACAACCTGTTGCGTTTCTCTTCCCGCGATTCGATCCGGCTTTCCGAGGGAGAACTGGTAATGCTCCCGCATGGCCTTCAGCTTAGCAGGTAATCGCCTGGAAAGACCATTATTGCTGCGAAAACTCTTGCTCCTGGCAACGACTGCTTTATCCGGGTAGCGGTGTTCATCCACCAATACAGCCTTATCCTCAGGGAGGATACAAGTAACTAGCTCATTATTGCGGATAATCTCCCGAGGCATACCATTTAAAGAAACCAGGCGCTCGTGCTCCCCATACTCGTCTACTTTATGAATCACCTGGACTGCTTTGAGTCGGCTATTCTGCAAATAAACGAAAACACCCTGGTAATTAAGGGATTCTGCCGCCTTCCCCATTCTATCAATGAGTTGTAACGCAGTATCGGAGCTTTTCCCTAGGGAAGCGGATGGAAGCGATGTGGCCAAAATCGTTAAGAGGAGAGTGCAGAAAAATCTCTGGAAGTGCTTAGCGGGAGCTTTCATAGGATACGATACGTCCATAGCGAAGCATACCCGGCATATCAACATATTCAGTATGGTTAACCAAATAAGTATTCAGACGCTCTTTGACGTCAGGCTCAAGGACCGCCCAATGGCGGCTATTTTTCTGAAGGGGCGCGATTTCGGGACTTGAACTAACTGGCAAGGTAGTAGCTATTTGAGATTGCGATATTAATGGCTTACTGGCTAGCGACTGTATTCCTAGTACAGCAACTGCGCTTAACGACGCCGCTAGCGCAAGACCGGCCCCATACCGCCACTTTTGTCGTAACTGCCTGGAAATATCGGTCCCGCGATGCTTTTCTGCCAGTAGTAGAGGAGGTTCATTATCCAAAATCTGGGAGACTCGCCTCGCTAAATCATAGCGAGAAGCCCCTGGCAGATGACCTTGCAGGGAGTCTCGGACTAAGTGATAGTTTTCCCAACGCCTACGCACCTCTTCCTGGGTCTTAAATGCCTGGAGCACGGATTGTATCTCTTCAGATGGAAGCTCTCCATCCATTAAAGCCGAGAGTTGTTCATTAAGTTCATCATTCATCACGATTCCAACCATCCATAATCCATTAGTTTAAGACCTAAATATCTTTAAAGTAATTAATAAGCTAAAAGAGGTTTAACCTTTTCGTCGATAGCTTCTCGCGCTCGGAAAATGCGCGAGCGCACGGTCCCAATAGGACAATCCATCGCTTCAGCAATTTCCGCGTAGCTCATAGCTTCGAATTCGCGCAAAATAATCGCCACACGTAACTCATCCGGTAATCCCTCGATGGTCTCGTTGATTGTCTTCTCGATTTCATCACGTAGCAGCAAATTTTCGGGTGTGGCATACTCCTTTAGTACCGTTTCTGCTGCATACTGTTCCGCATCTTTTGCATCAATGTCATTCTCAGGGGGACGGCGGCTTTGAGCTACGAGATAATTCTTGGAGGTATTGATGGCAATGCGATATAACCAGGTATAAAACGCACTTTCCCCCCGGAAGCGGGGTAAAGCCCGGTAAGCTTTAATGAAAGCTTCTTGGGCTACATCTAAGGCTTCCCCAGGATCGTGGATATAACGGGAAATAAGCCTTAAAATTTTCCGTTGATACTTGAGAACCAGCATGTCAAATGCTTTTTTATCTCCGCGCTGCACGCGCCGTACCAATTCGCCATCAACCTGCTTGTCGCTCATTCCGGCCCGCCTATCCCACTGGAGAGCGGCTTAAGCTGTCAAAATCATAGACAGCTACGTTATCGAGTAGTTCGTATCTCATAATTCGCCGATTAAACTGTTGAGTAATTTATTATTCTGACCTGTTTTGCACCTACGTGCTAGAGAACAAGCCAAAAATTCCCTATGAACACCTTTAATCCTATGACTCATAACTATGATGTGCTGATCATCGGTAGCGGCTCTGCAGGCTTAACATTGGCCTTACACCTAACTTCTAAAGCTCGAATCGCCATCCTCTCCAAACGCACCCTAGAAGAAGGGGCCAGCCTCTATGCTCAAGGCGGCATCTCCGTTGCCCTCGATAAGAACGATTCCACCAAATCCCACATCGAGGATACCTTACGGGTGGGGGCTGGCCTGTGCGACGAAACAGCCGCCCGCTTCACGGTTGAGCAGGCCCGCGAGGCCATACACTGGTTGATTGCAGAAGGGACTGCTTTCACCCGCGATAGCAGTGGAGGCTCCGGCTACCATCTTACCCGGGAAGGCGGCCACAGTCACCGCCGAGTCATTCATGCAGCTGACGCCACCGGCCGGGTAGTAGAAACTAAACTGGTTCAGCTCGCTAAAGCGCGATCTAACATTGAAATATTCGAAAACTACGTAGCTATTGAACTGATCACCAACCATAAACTAGGCCGAGACAGCAACCAATGCTTGGGAGCCTATGCCTTAAACCGGGTCCAGGGCCAGGTAGATACCTTTAGCGCCCGCTGTGTAATTCTTGCTACCGGTGGCACCGGCAAAGTCTATCTTTATACGAGCAATCCAGATGTTTGTACGGGCGACGGGATCGCTATGGGCTGGCGTGCTGGCTGCCGGGTGGCCAACATGGAATTTATTCAATTCCATCCAACCTGTCTCTACCATCCCCACGCTAAGTCTTTCTTAATTACAGAAGCACTGCGCGGAGAAGGCGGACGATTGCTGCTGCCTAATGGCAGCCCCTTTATGCACCGTTTCGACCGGCGTGGAGAACTCGCCCCCCGCGACATCGTGGCCCGAGCCATCGATCATGAAATGAAACGTTTGGGCATTGATTGCGTATATCTGGATATCAGCCATAAACCAGCAGCGTTTATCCGCCAACACTTTCCTAACGTCTATGCTCACTGCTTAGAATTTGGCATCAATATCACCCAAGCACCTATTCCAGTCGTTCCCGCTGCCCATTATACTTGTGGTGGCATAGTCACGGATTTACGCGGACAAACCGATCTTAAAAATCTCTATGCAATCGGCGAAACGGCTCATACCGGACTCCATGGAGCCAACCGCATGGCCAGTAATTCTTTGCTAGAATGCCTAGTTTTTGCCCGGGCTGCTGCTCAGGATATTAACGCCCGGCTCGCGGGAATTTCACAGGCCGAATCTTTACCTCCTTGGGATGAAAGTCAGGTAATTGATTCTGAAGAAGAAATTGTCGTTGCCCATAATTGGGATGAATTGCGGCGCTTTATGTGGGATTACGTGGGGATCGTGCGGACGGTAAAACGTTTGCAACGGGCTCAGCACCGGATCGATTTATTGCATCAAGAAATCGCCGAATATTATGGAAATTTCCGAATTACCAACGATCTTATCGAGCTACGCAACCTAGTAGTGGTTGCCGATCTTATCATCCGCTCAGCTCTAGAGCGCAAAGAGAGCCGAGGATTACATTATATCTTGGATTACCCGCAAAAAAATTCCGTGACGAAGAACACCGTTTTAATTCCTCCCAGCAAAGCACAAACCAGCTAATAGGCGGTTGCAATTAAGAGCAAGAGATCCGCAAACGTACCCGCAGCCGCCGCAGAGATTCCGGATCCACATTGTCTGATAACAAAACGACGCTTGTCCGCTGCCACCAAGCCCCAAGCACAAAATTCAGCACCACAAGACGAGATCCCACAAAACAACCCGGTAATAGCTTACCTATATACTCCCTACCATTGCGCCGGCGTAAATACCAAACATTATCGCTATCCCAGAAAATCTGGACAACCGCCTTCGAACTTAATAACAGGGCCTGACCACGTAAGCTTAGGTAAAAACTGGCAATAACCGCACTACTCAAAAGTATACTCAGCTCCCAAGAGAGTGCTAGCCTAGGAAGAAGCGCCAGTACCCCACCGTGGACAGCAACCAGATAAACAACCAAAGTACGGGAGGGGTAGCGTTTAAGATAAAGCGGCGCGGCGTATTTTGGCGATGACATTAGCAGTCACAGGATCGGGATGAGGTTCTTCACCCAGGCAATATCGCCATAGATCCGGATCTGAATGGTACAAAAGTGTTTCAAACGCTCTCTTCTCTTCATCAGGAATGCTTTCATAAGAAATTTCCAAAAAATTCCCCAGCAGGAGATCCAATTCCAACAGCCCGCGCCGACAGCGCCAACGCAAACGATGAAGGGAATGCTTCGACATGGTCCAAAGATTAAATAGAATCCTTCATCATCCGATGCTTGAGACGGCTAATGGCTTCCGCAGGATTAAGGTTTTTCGGACAAACATCAGCGCAGTTCATAATGGTATGGCAACGGAACAGCTTATAGGCGTCATCCAATTCCGATAAACGCTCTTCCGTCGCTTGATCCCGGTTGTCCGCCACAAAACGGTTAACCCATAGTAAAGCAGCTGGTCCCCGGAATTTTTCCGGGTTCCACCACCAAGAAGGGCAAGCAGTAGAGCAACAGGCACAAAGAATACATTCATAGAGACCATCCAGCTGCTTTCGCTCCTCCGGGGATTGCAGGAATTCAACTTCCGGCAGCGGATCTTCCCGGATCAGCCAAGGCTTGACGGCCCGATACTGCTGGTAAAACTGGCTCAGATCTACCACCAGATCGCGAATGACTGGTCTGCCAGGTAAAGGACGTAACGCTACGGGTTCCTTGAGGCTCGCCAGTGGCGTAATACAGGCTAAACCATTCCGGCCATTGATATTCATTCCATCGGAGCCACATACTCCCTCTCCGCAGGAGCGGCGGAAGGCAAGACTTTCATCCTGCGCCCGGATTTCCTCCAGCGCGTCCAATAACATCATATCCGGCTGAATTTCGGCCAGCTCGTAATCTTGCATATAAGGTTTAGTATCAGTTTCCGGGTTATAACGATAAATACGAAAACGCATGATATCTCACCCTCTCCTAACGGGTTTAGTAAACTCTTTCTTTTGGAGGAAAGGTATCCACGGTCAAAGGCTTTAATCGTACTGGCTTGTATTCCACATGCCCTTGTCCTTGGAAATACAAGGAGTGTTTAAGCCAACGGATATCATCCCGTTCCGGATAATCTACCCGGTAATGGGCGCCTCGACTCTCCTGCCGCGCAAGGGCGCAACGGACTACCGCTTGTGCTAGCCCCACTAAATTTTCCAGTTCTAACGCGTCAAGCCGGGCAGTATTAAAAATTTTACTCTGGTCCTTCAAACGTACATACTGCAACCGTTCCTCAATCTCCGTTACCTTATGAACAGCCTCTTCAAGCACGGCTTCATTGCGGAATACGCCACAATTTTGTTCCATAAATTTTTGCAGATCAGCGCGTAATTCCTCCACACTTTCCCCATCACCAGGACGCTCCCAGCGGGCTAAACGCTCCAAAGCCTGCTCCACACTCTCGGAAGCCAAGGCCCGATGATAGCGATGTGCTTCCAGGTGCTCAATAATATGATTACCTGCGGCACGCCCGAATACCACTATATCCAGCAACGAATTCCCCCCCAGGCGATTAGCCCCATGGACGGAAACACAAGCACATTCCCCCACTGCATATAATCCAGGGATAGCCTCTTCGGCTCCCTCATTATAGGGAGCTACTACTTGCCCGAAACGGTTGGTAGGAATACCTCCCATCACATAATGGCAGGTGGGATAGACCGGAATAGGCTGTTCGATAGGGTCAAAATGCAAAAAAGTCAAAACGGTTTGCCGGATGCCCGGTAAACGTTCCTTGATAATATTTGCCCCTAAATGCTCCAATTTGAGCAAGACATAATCACCGTCGGGGCCGCATCCGCGTCCTTCCTTCACTTCAGTATAAATAGCACGGCTAACCACATCTCGGCTCGCAAGATCCTTGACATGGGGGGCATAACGCTCCATGAAACGCTCCCCTTCGCAGTTAACCAGATAGCCACCTTCTCCCCGTACTCCTTCTGTGATAAGCATTCCCTTGCCCGCGATACCGGTGGGATGAAATTGGACAAACTCCATATCCTGCAGCGGAATCCCGGCACGCAAAGCCATAGCCATACCATCGCCCGTATTGATGCGGGCATTTGTATTAGTGCGGAAAAGCCGCCCTGCTCCCCCGGTGGCTAATAAGGTACATTTAGCTTCAATAATCCAGGGCTGGCCCGTTTCTATCTCCAGTACCACA
This sequence is a window from Nitrosococcus oceani ATCC 19707. Protein-coding genes within it:
- a CDS encoding protein YgfX; amino-acid sequence: MSSPKYAAPLYLKRYPSRTLVVYLVAVHGGVLALLPRLALSWELSILLSSAVIASFYLSLRGQALLLSSKAVVQIFWDSDNVWYLRRRNGREYIGKLLPGCFVGSRLVVLNFVLGAWWQRTSVVLLSDNVDPESLRRLRVRLRISCS
- a CDS encoding MucB/RseB C-terminal domain-containing protein; the protein is MKAPAKHFQRFFCTLLLTILATSLPSASLGKSSDTALQLIDRMGKAAESLNYQGVFVYLQNSRLKAVQVIHKVDEYGEHERLVSLNGMPREIIRNNELVTCILPEDKAVLVDEHRYPDKAVVARSKSFRSNNGLSRRLPAKLKAMREHYQFSLGKPDRIAGRETQQVVIVPRDQYRYGYHLWIDRETGLLLKTVMTEDGGQILEQMMFTSLLLPAKIPDTELVPTVAGREFSWREGESLSMDPDNHESKWKIGWLPAGFALVAHSRDLLPNSQAPVEHMVYSDGLSSVSIFIEPVRHTKRSHLSGFSSMGAVNAYGTIQALHYLTLVGEVPHITVERMGKSIRYLSSNTD
- the nadB gene encoding L-aspartate oxidase, which translates into the protein MTHNYDVLIIGSGSAGLTLALHLTSKARIAILSKRTLEEGASLYAQGGISVALDKNDSTKSHIEDTLRVGAGLCDETAARFTVEQAREAIHWLIAEGTAFTRDSSGGSGYHLTREGGHSHRRVIHAADATGRVVETKLVQLAKARSNIEIFENYVAIELITNHKLGRDSNQCLGAYALNRVQGQVDTFSARCVILATGGTGKVYLYTSNPDVCTGDGIAMGWRAGCRVANMEFIQFHPTCLYHPHAKSFLITEALRGEGGRLLLPNGSPFMHRFDRRGELAPRDIVARAIDHEMKRLGIDCVYLDISHKPAAFIRQHFPNVYAHCLEFGINITQAPIPVVPAAHYTCGGIVTDLRGQTDLKNLYAIGETAHTGLHGANRMASNSLLECLVFARAAAQDINARLAGISQAESLPPWDESQVIDSEEEIVVAHNWDELRRFMWDYVGIVRTVKRLQRAQHRIDLLHQEIAEYYGNFRITNDLIELRNLVVVADLIIRSALERKESRGLHYILDYPQKNSVTKNTVLIPPSKAQTS
- a CDS encoding sigma-E factor negative regulatory protein; its protein translation is MNDELNEQLSALMDGELPSEEIQSVLQAFKTQEEVRRRWENYHLVRDSLQGHLPGASRYDLARRVSQILDNEPPLLLAEKHRGTDISRQLRQKWRYGAGLALAASLSAVAVLGIQSLASKPLISQSQIATTLPVSSSPEIAPLQKNSRHWAVLEPDVKERLNTYLVNHTEYVDMPGMLRYGRIVSYESSR
- a CDS encoding SoxR reducing system RseC family protein, which encodes MVEASAQVIVKSETYAWVEAERRTSCHGCTLSQGCGTGSIAKYLMIKPIMVKASNPVGAEAGDRVIVGLPEKAFLQGSFLLYMVPLLAMLLGAGLGGTLAPHFGGNEGLEVLLGLGGLAGGLLGVRYMRMGPDLEPKILRTVGRQR
- the rpoE gene encoding RNA polymerase sigma factor RpoE, translating into MSDKQVDGELVRRVQRGDKKAFDMLVLKYQRKILRLISRYIHDPGEALDVAQEAFIKAYRALPRFRGESAFYTWLYRIAINTSKNYLVAQSRRPPENDIDAKDAEQYAAETVLKEYATPENLLLRDEIEKTINETIEGLPDELRVAIILREFEAMSYAEIAEAMDCPIGTVRSRIFRAREAIDEKVKPLLAY
- a CDS encoding succinate dehydrogenase iron-sulfur subunit, whose product is MRFRIYRYNPETDTKPYMQDYELAEIQPDMMLLDALEEIRAQDESLAFRRSCGEGVCGSDGMNINGRNGLACITPLASLKEPVALRPLPGRPVIRDLVVDLSQFYQQYRAVKPWLIREDPLPEVEFLQSPEERKQLDGLYECILCACCSTACPSWWWNPEKFRGPAALLWVNRFVADNRDQATEERLSELDDAYKLFRCHTIMNCADVCPKNLNPAEAISRLKHRMMKDSI
- a CDS encoding succinate dehydrogenase assembly factor 2, whose protein sequence is MSKHSLHRLRWRCRRGLLELDLLLGNFLEISYESIPDEEKRAFETLLYHSDPDLWRYCLGEEPHPDPVTANVIAKIRRAALS
- the sdhA gene encoding succinate dehydrogenase flavoprotein subunit, with amino-acid sequence MNLPRRRFDTLVIGAGGGGLRAALQLAEAEANVAVVSKVFPIRSHTVAAQGGMNAALANVSPDSWHWHMYDTVKGSDYLGDQDAIEYMCRAAAHLVIDLEHAGVPFSRLENGKIYQRAFGGQSQNFGGEQAARTCAAADRTGHAILHSLYQQNIKSKTHFFDEFFALDLIKDAEGYILGAVVLEIETGQPWIIEAKCTLLATGGAGRLFRTNTNARINTGDGMAMALRAGIPLQDMEFVQFHPTGIAGKGMLITEGVRGEGGYLVNCEGERFMERYAPHVKDLASRDVVSRAIYTEVKEGRGCGPDGDYVLLKLEHLGANIIKERLPGIRQTVLTFLHFDPIEQPIPVYPTCHYVMGGIPTNRFGQVVAPYNEGAEEAIPGLYAVGECACVSVHGANRLGGNSLLDIVVFGRAAGNHIIEHLEAHRYHRALASESVEQALERLARWERPGDGESVEELRADLQKFMEQNCGVFRNEAVLEEAVHKVTEIEERLQYVRLKDQSKIFNTARLDALELENLVGLAQAVVRCALARQESRGAHYRVDYPERDDIRWLKHSLYFQGQGHVEYKPVRLKPLTVDTFPPKERVY
- a CDS encoding DegQ family serine endoprotease — its product is MKRFLNKQWALLAISLLIAVTGQAAGLPDFTELVKNNSPAVVNISTTQKITQGGSRLPHGLHQLPEGSPFEDFFRRFFDEGTGEPRSFETHSLGSGFVISSDGYIITNNHVIQDADEIIVRFSDRRELEAEVVGSDESSDLALLKVEAKDLPTLRQSNASQLKVGEWVLAIGSPFGFEHSATAGIVSALGRSLPEESYVPFIQTDVAINPGNSGGPLFNLMGEVVGINSQIYSRTGGFMGLSFAIPIDVAMEVVDQLKEKGRVTRGWLGVVIQDVTRELAESFGLGKPQGALVARVLADSPAAKGGVQVGDIILDFNGKSVPRSAALPPLVGRAEIGETVDIQILRAGDEKTLKIKIGELPEKKELEKATGKPDHIFEERLALEIADLKKEERTQLDVVSGVRVTKVEEGPAFEAGIRHGDIILSINNTEIKDTAQFKELAKKLPAGKAVPLLLQREQTTSFIAITIPEGS